The following proteins come from a genomic window of Sorghum bicolor cultivar BTx623 chromosome 3, Sorghum_bicolor_NCBIv3, whole genome shotgun sequence:
- the LOC110433678 gene encoding uncharacterized protein LOC110433678: protein MTHEKMDLYYKEIRKWEAHFYGIEYIHVVWDKNQAADALSKIGSSQAQIPQGVFVQDIDKPSVGNDLVDKPNNEALLIQDVTPTTSSDDWHAPFIKYLLDGSGFQDKTENECRIRQSKNYILVYG, encoded by the coding sequence ATGACTCATGAGAAAATGGATCTATACTACAAAGAGATCCGCAAATGGGAAGCACATTTCTATGGAATAGAATACATACACGTAGTCTgggacaagaatcaagcagcagatgcacTGTCAAAAATAGGATCATCCCAGGCCCAGATTCCACAAGGTGTTTTCGTCCAAGACATTGACAAACCGAGCGTCGGAAATgacctggtcgacaagccaAACAACGAGGCACTACTCATCCAGGACGTCACCCCGACAACCAGTAGTGACGACTGGCACGCGCCTTTCATCAAGTATCTCTTGGACGGTTCAGGATTCCAAGACAAGACTGAGAATGAATGCCGCATTCGACAATCCAAAAACTATATACTGGTTTACGGTTGA